Part of the Natranaerovirga pectinivora genome is shown below.
TTTATTGATGTTTATAATTTAATGATAGGAACAAGACTTTGCATTCCAATACCTACACAAGATTGTCAAGAGGGTGATAGAATATACATTTATCAAGAAGGAGATACAATTACGACTATTTTAGAGAAATTCGATTTAAGTTTTCAAGAATTTTATAGAGCCAATGAGCATTTGGACTTGCCAAGGCTTACAATGGGAGATAGGATTTGTATTCCTGATAAGAAAGGATTTAATGTATCAAGAAGTGGAAAAGAATATATCATTGGTATGGGTGAAGATATCTATGGTTTGTCTTCAAGATTTAGAGTTAGTGTAGGAGAATTGCTAATAGATAATCCAAAATTTAGTCCGTCAGATTTTATAAGTGGCAGAGTAATAAGTTTGCCAGTAAGAGCTAGAGAGGTATTTTAATCTCTACAGATGGAAAACATACAGTTTATTAAACTGTATGTTTTTTTTATTGAAATATATAAAAAGTTAGTTGCATTGTTTACAATAGCCATAAAGTTCAAGTTTATGATCAGTCAATGTAAAAGACTTGCTTTCTGAAAGATTTTCTAAGATTTTAATTGGACAGTAATCTATCACTTCCATTTTCCCACACCCTTTACAGATAAGGTGATGGTGATGATTTTCAATACATTTAAGTTTATAATGTGCAGTACCGTCATCAGAAATAACTTTATGAACTAAATCAAATTCATTCAGTAGTTCTAGATTTCTATAGATGGTCGTTATATTCGTATTTTTTTTATGCTTTATACATTCTAAGTTTATACCTTGAGCTGTAAGCAAATTATCTTTTTGCTCTAGTAAGACAGTAAGTATTGTTTTTCTTTGGGGGGTTGTTTTGTA
Proteins encoded:
- a CDS encoding Fur family transcriptional regulator, which produces MDLDQLLILLKKKGYKTTPQRKTILTVLLEQKDNLLTAQGINLECIKHKKNTNITTIYRNLELLNEFDLVHKVISDDGTAHYKLKCIENHHHHLICKGCGKMEVIDYCPIKILENLSESKSFTLTDHKLELYGYCKQCN
- a CDS encoding LysM peptidoglycan-binding domain-containing protein, with the protein product MEIARGCPIGAMPYTIKEGDSLYTIAQEHNTTIDILLRINHGLEEDFIPAGVTICVPMDIEICPGELYEVQEGDRLYEIAERYNLRVIDIIRNNPFIDVYNLMIGTRLCIPIPTQDCQEGDRIYIYQEGDTITTILEKFDLSFQEFYRANEHLDLPRLTMGDRICIPDKKGFNVSRSGKEYIIGMGEDIYGLSSRFRVSVGELLIDNPKFSPSDFISGRVISLPVRAREVF